The sequence below is a genomic window from Lujinxingia litoralis.
GTCGGATCGTCATGCTCGCCGGCTTCGATGTGGATGCAGTCGGCCGGGCAGATGGTCGAGCAGCACATGCACGCGACACAACGCACCTGCCCGTCATCACGAAGCATCAGGCGATGCAGTCCCCGGTAGCGCTCCGGATAGATCGTGGGCTCTTCGGGGTAGTTGCGCGTGAAGATCGTGCGCTTTTCGTGGTTGGGGTTGAGGTTGCGAAAGAAGTGACCGGTGGTCACCGCAAGGCCGCGGATAATCTCGGGGATGTAGGTTTTCTCCCAGAGCGACTGCGGCTGGCGATCGATGACTTTAACGTTCACGGTGGCCATATACGACCTCGGTTCAGGCGGCGAAAGGCCAGGGCTGCGGTGGAGCCCCGGCGCTTGGATTAAAGCAGGGTGACGATCAGCGCGGTGACAAAGAGGTTGGCAATGCTCAGCGGGAGCAGAATCTTCCAACCCAGCGTCATGACCTGGTCGTAGCGGAAGCGCGGCAGGGTCCAGCGCATCATGAACTGCAGCCAGACGAGCAGCAGGATCTTGAAGACCATCGCGCCGATGCGCAGGAAGATCGAGATCCAGTACCAGGCCTGCTCACCGAAGGGCACCCAGTGGTTGTCGAAGATGCGGATGCCATCACCGTAGATGAAGGGCACCTGCCAGCCGCCGAGGAAGATCACGGCGATGAGCGCGGCGATGAACACGGTGGCGGCGTACTCCGCCAGCTGCATCATCGCGAACTTCATCGTGGAGTACTCGGTGAGGTACCCGGCCACAATCTCAGACTCGCCCTCGGGCAGGTCGAAGGGCGCACGCTTGGTCTCGGCCATACCGGCCAAAAAGAAGAGGAAGAAGGCCAGCGGCTGAACCACCACGCCCCACATCGGCAGCCAGTCCCAGAGCAGGTAGCCCTGCATGCGGGCCATCTCGTTGAGGTCCAGGGTGCCGTAGATCAGGAGGACGCCAGCCAGGCTCAGCCCCATGGAAACCTCGTAAGAGATCATCTGAGCCGAGGAGCGCAGGCCGCCCAGGAGGCTGTACTTGCTGTTGGATGCCCACCCGGCGATGGCGGCGCCGTAGACCGAGATGGCGGCAATGGCAAACGCGAAGAGCAGGCCGGCGTTGAGATGCATGATGGAGAAGTAGTTCTTCCAGTCTCCCCCCACGCAGATCTCGGTGTACTCGGTGGTGGTTTGGATCGAGCCGGTGCAGAAGTGATCCATAAAGGGGATCACCGCCCAGCCGATCAGCGCCGGTGCCAGCACCAGGGTCGGTGCCAGCGTGTGCAAGAAGCGGTTGGCCCCGGCCGGCGTAATGTTTTCCTTGAGCACCAGCTTGAGACCGTCGGCCAGGAAGTGGGGGATACCCAGAATCCCGATGCCCAGGATCTTGGCCTGGTTCGGTCCCACGCGGTTTTGGATCTTCGACGACTGCTTGCGGTCGCCCAGGAGTGTCAGCAGGCCGGCGACGGCCATGACAAACCCCAGGACGATGACGAAGATCTTGGCGATGCTAATGAGCACTTCGACCATCATGATGATTCCATCCTTTCAACGACGAGCAGGGCCTTGAACAGGGCTCGATTCCATTACTCAGCAGGAGACTGAGACGCCTCTTCGGTGGCCGCCGAGCCCTCGAACATCTCCTTTCGGATCTGATGGACGAAGGTGTAGGTGAGTTTGTGATCCATGGCGCGGGCCAGGCGCATGAAGATCTGCCAGTGCGGCAGCGACTCGCCATGGGGCGCGAAGGCACGCTCAAACTCCTGGGCGACGCCGTCGAAGTTCACAAAGGTGCCTTCGGTCTCGGCATGGGAGCAGGCCGGCAGGGCGATATGCGCCCGGGTGGACAACTCACCGTGGTGCTGAGACTGCAGAACGAAGAGGTCGAGCTTGTCGACCGCCGCCAGGAAACGCTCACGGGCGTCTCCGTCGACCGGGATCTGCGTTTCCATCATGTAGAGCGACTTGACCGCGCCGCTCTCCATGTCTTTGATCAATGCCTCGAAGCCGAGCAACTCGCCGGTGCCGGCGAAGATCGTGGCCAGCCCGCGGCGGTTGGGGTTCTTGTCGGCTTTGATGAGGAAGTCGTCCTCGAAGCCGTCGGGGTTACCGCCCACGTAGAGTCGATTCGCACCGAGCACTTCGGTGGCAAAGCGTCGGGCCAGGTGGAGGTCTTCGCAGCTGGCCTGGGGGCTGAGCACAAATCCGATGGTTCCGGAGTCTTCTTTAGCCCGGGCCAGCTTGTCGGCGGCGGTGCCGCAGACCCCGTGCCAGTTGAGTTCGGCGCCGTTGCTCATCGGACGCACCAGGCGGTCGGCGTGAATGGCTTTGTAGGTCAGGCGACCGGCATCGCACATCCAGTAGTCGTTGACCTCCGGATTGAAGCGCGGACGGTAGCGCTGCACTTCGTTGCGGAAGTGCTCCAGGTGGATGTTGCATCCGTTGGAGCAGCCGGTGCAGACGCTATCGGTAGAGCTCAGCAGCCAGACGCGGCACTTAAAGCGGAAGTCCCGCGAGGTCAGCGCGCCCACCGGGCAGATGTCGGCCGTGCACACCGAATAGGGGTTGTCGAGAGTGCGCCCGGGGAAGGGGCGGATCTCGGCGGCGTCACCACGCTGCACGACGGTGAGCTCGTTGGTGCCGGTGATCTCTTCGCAGAAGCGCACGCAGCGGGTGCATAGAATGCAGCGCTCGCCATCGTAGAGGACCTCCGGGCCGATCGGGAAGACTTTGACTTTGGCGGTCTTCTCGGTGCGCAGACGAGATTCCTGCGCGTCGTAGGCCATGTAGTAATCCTGGAGCTTGCACTCACCGGCCTGGTCGCAGATCGGGCAGTCGACCGGGTGGTTGATCAGGATGAACTCCAGAACGGCTTTCTGGGCCTTGATCACCCGCTCGCTCTTGGTGTTGACAACCATCCCGTCGCTGACCTGGGAGTAGCACGAGGGCTGCAGCTTCCAGGAGCCTTCGACTTCGACCAGACACATACGGCAGTTGGCCGGGATCGAGAGCGCGGGGTGGTAGCAGAAGTGGGGCACTTCATAGCCAGCCTGAGCGGCAGCGCGCAGGATGGTGGTCCCTTTCTCGACCTCGATCTCGGTCCCGTTGATGGTGACTTTTGGCATTTGACTACTCCAGGGGTGGGCGCGCCCCTCATCAGGGTAGGGCGCGCTGAACCACGCTCCATAATTACTTATCGCACTCGCCACCGATCATATTGATGGTGTCGAAGGTGGGGATGATGTCCGCGAGAAGGCCGCCTTCAAAGAGCTTGTGGATGCCGCCCATCACGATCAGGCTCGGCGAGCGAACGTGGATCTTCCAGGGCTTCCCGGTGCCGTTGGACACGATGTAGAAGCCCAGTTCGCCGTTGCCGCCCTCGGTGTAGCTGTACACTTCACCGGCGGGGACCTGAACACCTTCGAAGATGATCTTAAAGTGAGAGATCATCCCCTCGATCGTGTTGTAGACCTTCTCTTTATTGGGAAGGGCCACCCGGGGATCGTCGGTGTTGATCGGGCCCGGTTTCATTTTTTCCAGGCACTGGTCGATGATGCGGATCGACTGGACCACCTCTTCCATACGGCAGAGGTAGCGGTCCATGTTGTCGCCGTGCTTGCCCACGGGGACGTCGAAGTCGACTTCGCCGTACTTGAAGTAGGGGTGATCTTTACGCACGTCGTAGGCCACACCGGTCGAGCGCAGGCAGACTCCGGTATAGCCGTAGGAGACGCCCATCTCGGGGGTGATTACGCCGGTGCCTTCCATGCGGTCGAGGAAGATACGGTTGCGCGTGAGCAGCTTGTGGGTGGTCTCGTGAATTTCGATGAGACGCTTGCGGGTGTAGGCCCAGCGCTCGGCGAAGTCGGGGGTCAGGTCATCCTTGAGTCCGCCGATGCGGCCGTAGCTTACGGTGAGACGCGCGCCGGTGACCTGCTCAATGAGGTCCCAGACGAGCTCGCGTCCTTCGATGGCGTAGAGGAACGCGGTCATCGCGCCGAGTTCCAGACCACCGGCGCCGATGCAGGTCAGGTGGTCGGAGAGGCGGCTGAGTTCGCCCATGATCGTGCGGATCCAGTCGCAGCGTTCCGGAACCTCGATGCCCAGGAGCTTCTCGACGGCCAGCGCGTAGCCGAAGTTGTTGAGCAGGGGACTGACGTAGTTGAGTCGGTCCGTGTAGGGGAAGACCTGAGTCCAGGTGGCCTCTTCACATTCCTTCTCAAACCCGCGGTGCAGGTAGCCGACCTCGGTCTCGCATTTGATGACCTTTTCGCCTTCCATGGTCAGGGTGAAGCGCACGGTGCCGTGGGTGGCAGGGTGGCTTGGACCCATCTGGAGGATCATCGGCTCGCTGTGGATGTCCTGGTCAATCGGCTGGTAGATATCTTCGGCCATGATTCAAAACCCTTAAAAGAGGAGAGGGGCGCGCCGGCGGTTTCAGGCCTGGCGAGAGCCCTCGGAGGGCTTGCCTTTGACGTACTGGTTGAACTCTTCGACGCTGTCGCGCTCTTTGCCGAGCAGTTCCACGCGCGGCTGGGAGGCCTGTTTGGCGTAGTCCTTGCGCAGCGGGTGCCCCTCGAACTCTTCGTAGAGGAGGACGCGGCGCAGATCGGGGTGACCTTCGAAGGTGACGCCGTACATATCCCAGACCTCGCGCTCCATCCAGGCTGCCGCGCCATAGAGATGCTCAATGGTGGGCACGTTGCAGTCATCTTCGCTGACGACCACCCGCACGGTGAGCATGTGCTTTTTGGCGATGCTGTAGAGGATGTAGACCACCTCAAAGCGCGGTTCACGGTGGAGGTAGTCCACGCAGGTGATCGCGCGCAGCATGTTCATCTGCGTGGC
It includes:
- a CDS encoding NuoI/complex I 23 kDa subunit family protein, with the translated sequence MATVNVKVIDRQPQSLWEKTYIPEIIRGLAVTTGHFFRNLNPNHEKRTIFTRNYPEEPTIYPERYRGLHRLMLRDDGQVRCVACMCCSTICPADCIHIEAGEHDDPTIEKYPAVFVIDELRCIVCGLCVEACPCDAIRMDSGTHIPPYGAREDAFYNRDLLMSRGGLSMAAQGGKR
- a CDS encoding complex I subunit 1/NuoH family protein; its protein translation is MMVEVLISIAKIFVIVLGFVMAVAGLLTLLGDRKQSSKIQNRVGPNQAKILGIGILGIPHFLADGLKLVLKENITPAGANRFLHTLAPTLVLAPALIGWAVIPFMDHFCTGSIQTTTEYTEICVGGDWKNYFSIMHLNAGLLFAFAIAAISVYGAAIAGWASNSKYSLLGGLRSSAQMISYEVSMGLSLAGVLLIYGTLDLNEMARMQGYLLWDWLPMWGVVVQPLAFFLFFLAGMAETKRAPFDLPEGESEIVAGYLTEYSTMKFAMMQLAEYAATVFIAALIAVIFLGGWQVPFIYGDGIRIFDNHWVPFGEQAWYWISIFLRIGAMVFKILLLVWLQFMMRWTLPRFRYDQVMTLGWKILLPLSIANLFVTALIVTLL
- a CDS encoding 2Fe-2S iron-sulfur cluster-binding protein produces the protein MPKVTINGTEIEVEKGTTILRAAAQAGYEVPHFCYHPALSIPANCRMCLVEVEGSWKLQPSCYSQVSDGMVVNTKSERVIKAQKAVLEFILINHPVDCPICDQAGECKLQDYYMAYDAQESRLRTEKTAKVKVFPIGPEVLYDGERCILCTRCVRFCEEITGTNELTVVQRGDAAEIRPFPGRTLDNPYSVCTADICPVGALTSRDFRFKCRVWLLSSTDSVCTGCSNGCNIHLEHFRNEVQRYRPRFNPEVNDYWMCDAGRLTYKAIHADRLVRPMSNGAELNWHGVCGTAADKLARAKEDSGTIGFVLSPQASCEDLHLARRFATEVLGANRLYVGGNPDGFEDDFLIKADKNPNRRGLATIFAGTGELLGFEALIKDMESGAVKSLYMMETQIPVDGDARERFLAAVDKLDLFVLQSQHHGELSTRAHIALPACSHAETEGTFVNFDGVAQEFERAFAPHGESLPHWQIFMRLARAMDHKLTYTFVHQIRKEMFEGSAATEEASQSPAE
- the nuoD gene encoding NADH dehydrogenase (quinone) subunit D — its product is MAEDIYQPIDQDIHSEPMILQMGPSHPATHGTVRFTLTMEGEKVIKCETEVGYLHRGFEKECEEATWTQVFPYTDRLNYVSPLLNNFGYALAVEKLLGIEVPERCDWIRTIMGELSRLSDHLTCIGAGGLELGAMTAFLYAIEGRELVWDLIEQVTGARLTVSYGRIGGLKDDLTPDFAERWAYTRKRLIEIHETTHKLLTRNRIFLDRMEGTGVITPEMGVSYGYTGVCLRSTGVAYDVRKDHPYFKYGEVDFDVPVGKHGDNMDRYLCRMEEVVQSIRIIDQCLEKMKPGPINTDDPRVALPNKEKVYNTIEGMISHFKIIFEGVQVPAGEVYSYTEGGNGELGFYIVSNGTGKPWKIHVRSPSLIVMGGIHKLFEGGLLADIIPTFDTINMIGGECDK
- a CDS encoding NADH-quinone oxidoreductase subunit C; this encodes MAKKLIDFVKKHFGDEVLDSHSRLGNDTVVVERKRLPEIIERLRDDDATQMNMLRAITCVDYLHREPRFEVVYILYSIAKKHMLTVRVVVSEDDCNVPTIEHLYGAAAWMEREVWDMYGVTFEGHPDLRRVLLYEEFEGHPLRKDYAKQASQPRVELLGKERDSVEEFNQYVKGKPSEGSRQA